Within Dehalococcoidia bacterium, the genomic segment CTCAGCTCGGCGCGCGGAGGCTGAAGGCGCGGCCTTGTGGGCCATTGGACGGGCGCTCGGCGTACGCAGCTCACGCCGGCCGGCGCGACACACCACGACCGGCTAACCCGACCCACCCTCGGAACTTCTCCAGCAGGATCGCCCCTTCGCCATTGACATCGCGCTTCGCGCAATCTGGACGATTGGGAGAAGGGGTAAGGGGGATGAGGGCCGAAGGCGCCGCACGCCCTCTCACTGCCCGGCGTAGCGCACGAGGCTGTCGAAGGTGCGGCCGCGGTGGCTGTAGAACGTTGCCTCCATGATCTTGCTGTACTGCCAGCGCTGCGGCGCCGCGCTGTGTGCGGTCAGTTCGCTGGCGTCGCGGCACCAGGTGCGGGCGCGGGCGTCTTTCAGCGCTACTTCGAGGTCTTCGAGCCCCTTCGTTTCCACCAGCCAGTGTTCGCCGTTCGTGAGCCTCACCACGAAGTCCGGCTCGTAGAGGCGGAAGTGGCCCCTGGCGCTCTGGTAGTCGATCGTCAAGAGCTTTTTGGCGTTCTTGGCGTAGGCCGCCACATCTGGCGCCTCGTCCATGAACTCGACCAGCGCCGCTTCCAGAGCGCTGTCCACCGGCACCAGGTTGAAGACGGTCTTGCGCCCCTCGCAGACCTCCTTGCCCCAGACGAAGGCCCGCGTCTCTGCAACGCGCAGCGCCTCGCCGCGCAGCTCGACCCGCGTCTCCTCGCGCACCACGCGGTTGATCGCGCTGACAAACGGCCCGACCACGGCGGCGCGGGCATCGTCGCGCATCAGCCGCCAGAAGACGCGCGGATCGTCCAGGTCCACGGCGCGGCCGAAGGCGACGGCGCTGAGATAGCGCTTGACCAGGCCCACCAGCGTGTCGAACAGCGCCTGCGGCACGCGCGCCTCGCGCTGGATCCAGCGAGTGTAGAACCAGAGGATGCCCTGCGAGTTGGTGGGCAGCGGCAACTCCAGGTCGAACTCCTCCTGCACGCGCCTGGTGAGCACGTCGCGCAGGGTGTAGCGCAGCGTCTCGTCCGGGATCGTGTCCTCAAGCTCCAGCCGCCTGCCCTCCAGCGCCGTGACGTCGATGCGGCCGATCTGCTCCTCCGAGCGGCGCAGCAGGTTCGAAAGCTGCGGCACGCTGATGTCGTACGCCGCGATGCGCGCCGCCAAGACCGCGATCGTGCGGCCCTCCAGCGGTGTATCGATGCGGCGGCTCTTGAACTCGACGTTGTCGCTCTGCTTGAGCTGCTTGACGAAGCTCTCGAACGCCTCCGTGCCGAGGATATCGACCTGCTCGCGGGCGCCGGGCTGGCCGGGGTACATCAGCCGCAGGCCGCGGCCGATCGTCTGCTCGGGCAGGATGCGGCTCTCGGCCTTGAACGGGCGCAGGCCGACAACGACGGTGACGTTGCGCACGTCCCAGCCCTCGCGCAGCATCAGCACGGAGACGATGGCCCGATACGGGTTCTCGTCGGAATCGACCTCGCGGCTGGCCTTGCGCAGCCGCTCCAGCTCCTCTTTGGCCGCCTTGCCGCTGGCCGACTCAGACACCTCTCCCTGGCGGTTGGTGTGAATCGTGAGCACGCGGCCGGCGAAGCCGTCGAGCGACTCGAGGTAGGCGGCGATCTGGTCGGCGGCGGCGGTGTCGGCGGCCATCACAAACAGCAGCGGCTGTTTGCCGGCGCGCTCGTGCACCTCCTCGTACTGCTTGAGCCGCGCCACGCCCGCGTCGATCCACTGGCGGTAGGTCACGGCGGCGTTGTCGCTGGGGATTTCGTGCGGGTCGCTCAGCTCGCCCAGCAGCGGCTGCTTGACGATGCCGGCGGCGATCGCGTCGGCCAACGAGTAGTCGCTGACGATCCACTCGAACAGGGCGCCGTCGTTGTGCTTGGGCGTGGCGCTGAAGTCGAGCTGCGCCGCCAGCCCCGGCAGCCCGCGCGCCGTCAGCCGCTCGTGCAGGCCGGCGATCACGCGGCTCCAGGCGAGCTTCTCGTCGTGGACGTGGTGCGCCTCGTCGTTGAGCACGATCAGGTCGTCGTGCCGGCCGACGCGCTCGATCAGTTCTTCGGCCGAGCCGGCGCGCAGGTCGCGGCGCACGGGCGGCGGCAGCAACGCCTCGACCGGGTTGGACTCATCTTGCGCCTTCTCCTCGTAGAGCCGCTGCACGTTGCTGAGGTAGAGCGTGCCGGTGGCCGAGGGCGGCGCCGCCTCGTCCTGCAAGACGACCTGCAGATCGAAGTCGGGGCGCCATTCGGGCGGAATCAGCGGGTCTTGCACGAAGATGCGGCCGGAACCGAAGTCTGTGCGCAGCCGCTCGAAGACGATCAGGTTGGGCGCGATCAGCACGAAGTTGCGCGCCAGCGGCGAGTCGGGCTCGTAGAGCTTGTGGAAGTAGGACCAGACGATCGCCAGCGCCATGACCTTGGTCTTGCCGCCGCCGGTGGCGAGCTTGCAGAGATAGCGCGGGAAGCGGTCCGCGTTGGGGTCGTAGGGCTGCTCGGTGCCCGGCCCCATGTCGGCGCGGCGGTACTGCTGCAGGTTTTGATAGCGATCGTAGCTGGTGACAACGTTCTCCTCGTCACGCTCCAGCAGGGCGCGGAAGCTGCGCGCGGCAGCGACTTCACAGCAGTAGACGATCGTCTCGATCGCCTCGCGCTGGCCGAAGTAGTAGCGGAAGGCGCCGCCGTCGCGCAGCTTGTGCTCGTCCTCGAACCAGAAGCTGAACAGGCGGCGCGTGGTTTCGCTGAGGCCGGGATAGTCGTCGGCGCGCCAGGCGTTGACGGCGGCGCGCAGGCCGGGCACGAGCAGGGCGGCGCTGGGCTGGCGCTGGTTGGCGCCGGGCACGGCGTAGGGATCGACGCTGCCCGCCTCCAGCAGCGGACCGGCGGCGATCATCGAGAGCTGCGTCTCGGCGATGCGGGTGGGGCGGGCGCGGGTTGCTGTTCTTGGCATGGCGTGTCTTCGGCCCTTCGGCCCTCGCTATCCCCCTTCCCCCTTCCTCTCCCAATCCTGGGAGAGGAAGGGGGCGATCCTGGGGTGCTGGCGCGGGATTTGGTCGGGTTAGCGGGGCGCGGTGACGGCGCCTTTGGCGCGTCTGGCTTTGGCGGGCGGGCGGCGCGGTGCGCGGCGTTGGGCGCGGATTGCGGCGCCGCCGGGGTGGACGGCGCCGTTGGCGCGTCTGGCTGTGCCGCGCGGGGCGCCGCTCTTGACCGCCGCGCCGGCCGAGGCGGCGCAACACCCGCGCCTTCAGCCGCGGAAGATCGCGCTGAGTCCCCCCGTCGGGTCAGGCTCGTTTGCCGCCCTCGCGTCCGTGGCGCAACTCCCGCGCCTTCAGCCCCGAACGATCGCACTGAGTCCCCCCTCTCCCAGGATTGGGAGAGGGGGTCAGGGGGTGAGGGCCGAACGGCCTCCGCAATCCTCCCCAACGCCCGATCTAAATCGCCCAGCACCTCCGCGTTGCGCAGGCGCAGCACGCGGTAGCCCACCTGCTGCAAGCGCTCGTCGCGGCCGGCGTCGCGATCGCGCTGATCGGGCGTGTTGTGCACGGCGCCGTCGACTTCGACGACGAGCTTGTGCTTCGGGCAGAAGAAGTCGAGCACGAAGGGGCCGACGGCGTGCTGGCGGCGGAACTTGAGACCGGCCAGCCGGCCGCCGCGCAGCGCCTGCCAGAGCACGCGCTCCGCCGGCGTCGCTTCCTGCCGCAGCCGGCGCGCGGCCTCGGCCAGCTCGGGCGAGACGCCGCGGACGCGTTCGGCCCTCATCCTCTCCCCCTTCCCCTCTCCTTCTCCCAATCCTGGGAGAAGAGGAGGGGCGATCCGGCGGTGCTTGTGCGGGGCGGCGTCGGGTTAGTCCGGCTTTGGTTCCGGCGCTTTGCGCGGAAGGGCGACACGGCGCCGGCTCCTACGGCTGGGCGCCGGGGTCTCCTCTATCACAATCGGACGTTCGTCGCCGTTGCGCAGGGCTGCTCCGCTCGTGCGAACCGTTCCCAGCCCTCCGCCCCACGCGCAGCGAAGCTGCCGCGCCACCCCAGCCACGCCTTCAGCCTCCAACCCCACCGGCTCCAAGCTCCCCTCTCCCAGGATTGGGAGAGGGGCCGGGGGTGAGGGCCGATGGGCCGAGGGCATTAAACGCTGACCTCCAGCCGCCGCGTCGAGTCGATGCCGAAGACGTCCACCACTTTCACCAGCACGGTGTAGCGGCCGGGCGCGGGATACGTGTGCGCGGCGCTGACCGTGTCCAGCGTGCGGCGGGCGCGCGTGCGGAACGCCTGCCAGCCGTTGCAGAAGGTGTCGTCGTGATAGTCGAAGTCCACGGCCCAGTAGTCGATGTAGTCCGACCAGCGCGTCACCTTCTCGCGCACGGCGGCGGGCACCAGGTCCAGGTCGGGGATCACGAAATCGGTGAGCGCGATCTGCACGCTGCGCGGGGCGACGACGCGCGCCGCGGCTTCGAGATAGGCGAGGCTGTAGAAGCGCACGTCGGCCTGCTTGGCGCGCCGGTCCATCACGTCGTTGGGGATCTGGTAGCAGCGCAGATCGACGCCGTCCGCCTCGGCCTGCTTGCGCGCCAGGTCGTTGACGCCCATCTCCCACTCCCAGCCGAGCACGTCGACGGCGCTGGTGTGCGTGTCGCGGCACTCGGCCAGCACGTCGGCCAGCTCGGCGAAGGTGATGGGCGAATCGACGGCGCCGACGTGCACGGCGCGGCTGCCGCGCTTGCCGTGCAGGTGACGGAAGCCGGGCGCCGGCTCGGCGCGGTAGAGGGCGAGGATGAAATCGACGTAGGCGCGCAGCCGGTCGCCCAGCGTGACGCCCTGCCAGTGCGAGCGTTCGTACTTGCCCAGGTTGTAGACATCAAACGTCGCGCCGAGGTCGAGCAGCCGCTTGCGCGAGGTGTGCACCGCGAAGCGGCCCAAATCGCAGCCGATCCAGCGCCGGCCGAGCTTGTGCGCC encodes:
- a CDS encoding endonuclease domain-containing protein, producing the protein MRAERVRGVSPELAEAARRLRQEATPAERVLWQALRGGRLAGLKFRRQHAVGPFVLDFFCPKHKLVVEVDGAVHNTPDQRDRDAGRDERLQQVGYRVLRLRNAEVLGDLDRALGRIAEAVRPSPPDPLSQSWERGDSVRSFGAEGAGVAPRTRGRQTSLTRRGDSARSSAAEGAGVAPPRPARRSRAAPRAAQPDAPTAPSTPAAPQSAPNAAHRAARPPKPDAPKAPSPRPANPTKSRASTPGSPPSSPRIGRGRGKGDSEGRRAEDTPCQEQQPAPAPPASPRRSSR
- a CDS encoding DEAD/DEAH box helicase family protein codes for the protein MPRTATRARPTRIAETQLSMIAAGPLLEAGSVDPYAVPGANQRQPSAALLVPGLRAAVNAWRADDYPGLSETTRRLFSFWFEDEHKLRDGGAFRYYFGQREAIETIVYCCEVAAARSFRALLERDEENVVTSYDRYQNLQQYRRADMGPGTEQPYDPNADRFPRYLCKLATGGGKTKVMALAIVWSYFHKLYEPDSPLARNFVLIAPNLIVFERLRTDFGSGRIFVQDPLIPPEWRPDFDLQVVLQDEAAPPSATGTLYLSNVQRLYEEKAQDESNPVEALLPPPVRRDLRAGSAEELIERVGRHDDLIVLNDEAHHVHDEKLAWSRVIAGLHERLTARGLPGLAAQLDFSATPKHNDGALFEWIVSDYSLADAIAAGIVKQPLLGELSDPHEIPSDNAAVTYRQWIDAGVARLKQYEEVHERAGKQPLLFVMAADTAAADQIAAYLESLDGFAGRVLTIHTNRQGEVSESASGKAAKEELERLRKASREVDSDENPYRAIVSVLMLREGWDVRNVTVVVGLRPFKAESRILPEQTIGRGLRLMYPGQPGAREQVDILGTEAFESFVKQLKQSDNVEFKSRRIDTPLEGRTIAVLAARIAAYDISVPQLSNLLRRSEEQIGRIDVTALEGRRLELEDTIPDETLRYTLRDVLTRRVQEEFDLELPLPTNSQGILWFYTRWIQREARVPQALFDTLVGLVKRYLSAVAFGRAVDLDDPRVFWRLMRDDARAAVVGPFVSAINRVVREETRVELRGEALRVAETRAFVWGKEVCEGRKTVFNLVPVDSALEAALVEFMDEAPDVAAYAKNAKKLLTIDYQSARGHFRLYEPDFVVRLTNGEHWLVETKGLEDLEVALKDARARTWCRDASELTAHSAAPQRWQYSKIMEATFYSHRGRTFDSLVRYAGQ